The following are encoded together in the Candidatus Methylomirabilis oxygeniifera genome:
- a CDS encoding protein of unknown function (Evidence 5 : No homology to any previously reported sequences): protein MRRLSKLFQMFLFSDRSMTTCPHCLLPIGGLENVCPNCRRLLRFEGIAELRASHPDHALRRCM from the coding sequence ATGAGGCGACTCAGCAAACTGTTTCAGATGTTCCTGTTTTCAGACAGATCGATGACCACCTGTCCGCACTGCCTGTTGCCAATCGGCGGATTGGAAAATGTCTGCCCGAACTGCCGTCGGCTGTTGCGGTTTGAGGGGATCGCGGAGCTCCGGGCAAGCCATCCGGATCATGCCTTACGGCGGTGCATGTAG
- the ftsZ gene encoding Cell division protein ftsZ — protein sequence MPFALEIDAEHTARIKVIGVGGGGSNAVNRMSASDFTGVEFFVVNTDTQALRMSPVDAKLQIGANVTRGLGAGANPEIGRQAALEDTDRIVSLLEGADMVFVTAGLGGGTGTGAAPVIANLAKELGILTVGVVTKPFTFEGKVREGHASRGLTALCESVDTLITIPNQRLLQVVERQTSLTDAFRIADDVLRQAVQGIADLIMVPGLINLDFADVKTIMSERGIAMMGIGVASGERAASEAAVKAINSPLLENVSIDGARGVLINITGGPALSLYEVNEASSTICESAHQDANIIFGAVIDESLKDSVCVTVIATGFEAAASMREDGSSKNMVEMKAYAAKAAERGGFLRKRGTIGRETSEEQFNLRDLELRSADLDGDELDIPTFLRRQAD from the coding sequence ATGCCATTCGCGCTGGAGATCGACGCTGAGCACACAGCCAGGATTAAGGTGATCGGAGTTGGGGGCGGGGGGTCCAATGCGGTGAATCGGATGTCGGCGTCGGATTTCACCGGAGTCGAGTTTTTTGTGGTGAATACCGACACGCAGGCGCTCAGAATGTCTCCGGTCGACGCCAAGCTTCAGATCGGCGCGAATGTCACGAGAGGTTTGGGGGCGGGGGCGAATCCGGAGATCGGACGACAAGCGGCGCTTGAGGATACCGACAGGATCGTGAGCCTCCTGGAAGGCGCAGATATGGTGTTCGTTACCGCCGGCCTGGGAGGAGGAACGGGAACCGGCGCGGCGCCTGTCATCGCGAATCTCGCCAAGGAGTTGGGCATTCTGACGGTTGGAGTCGTGACCAAGCCGTTTACGTTCGAGGGTAAGGTCCGTGAGGGTCATGCATCTCGTGGGCTTACTGCGCTGTGTGAGAGCGTCGACACCCTGATCACCATTCCGAACCAGCGGTTGCTGCAGGTTGTAGAGCGGCAGACCTCACTGACCGACGCATTCAGGATTGCCGACGACGTGTTGCGTCAGGCGGTGCAGGGGATTGCAGACCTCATCATGGTGCCTGGTCTGATTAACCTGGACTTTGCCGACGTCAAGACCATCATGTCGGAGCGCGGGATTGCCATGATGGGGATCGGTGTGGCGTCTGGAGAGAGAGCGGCCTCTGAAGCGGCCGTCAAGGCGATCAACAGCCCACTTCTGGAAAACGTTTCCATCGACGGCGCCAGGGGCGTCCTCATCAACATCACCGGCGGTCCGGCGTTGTCGCTTTATGAGGTGAATGAGGCCAGTTCCACAATCTGCGAGTCGGCTCATCAAGATGCCAATATCATCTTCGGCGCAGTGATTGACGAATCGTTGAAAGATAGTGTCTGCGTGACCGTGATTGCGACCGGGTTTGAGGCCGCTGCCTCAATGAGAGAGGATGGGTCATCAAAAAACATGGTCGAGATGAAGGCGTATGCAGCCAAGGCCGCTGAGCGCGGCGGATTCCTCAGGAAACGCGGGACGATCGGGCGCGAGACCTCTGAGGAACAGTTTAATCTTCGCGATCTGGAACTGAGATCGGCGGACCTTGATGGAGACGAGTTGGATATCCCGACCTTTTTGCGGCGTCAGGCCGATTAG
- the ftsA gene encoding cell division protein with ATPase domain, involved in recruitment of FtsK to Z ring (Evidence 2b : Function of strongly homologous gene; PubMedId : 2228979, 2995680; Product type ph : phenotype): protein MTRKGEIVTGLDIGTTKICVIVAEVTGNEVEIVGCGISPSQGLKKGVVVNIDVTVESIKQAIEAAEAMAGVTLDSAFVGIAGSHIKGINSRGVIAISGKNHEVTQSDVDRVMDAAKAITLPADRRVIHTIPQEFIIDDQGGVREPVGMSGCRLEAEVHIVTGAVASAENIVKCANRAGLEVRDIVLQPLASSEATLTADEKDLGVILIDIGGGTSDIAVFIDGSIRHTAVLPLGGDHLTHDIAIGLRTPPQCAEEIKRQYGCALASLAGGEEVVEVPSVGGRKPRLLSRQMLCEIVQPRMDEIFTHAELEVRRAGLIQQVAAGVVVTGGSSAMAGVPELAEQIFDLPVRLGIPFGVGGLKEVVSSPMHATGVGLVLYGAAHLDQHRFSRPADQGLVDRIINRMRQWFSDFL from the coding sequence ATGACCCGAAAGGGCGAGATTGTGACCGGGCTCGACATCGGGACGACCAAGATCTGCGTCATCGTTGCGGAGGTGACGGGGAATGAGGTCGAAATCGTCGGGTGTGGCATCAGTCCATCGCAGGGTCTGAAGAAGGGTGTCGTCGTCAATATCGATGTGACCGTTGAGTCGATCAAGCAGGCAATCGAGGCAGCGGAGGCGATGGCGGGAGTCACCCTGGATTCCGCATTTGTGGGGATTGCCGGAAGTCACATTAAGGGGATCAACAGCAGGGGGGTGATCGCCATCTCCGGCAAAAACCATGAGGTCACGCAGAGCGATGTCGATCGGGTCATGGATGCCGCCAAGGCCATTACACTGCCTGCCGATCGCCGGGTCATTCACACGATTCCTCAAGAGTTCATCATCGACGACCAGGGGGGAGTAAGAGAACCGGTCGGGATGAGCGGGTGCCGTCTCGAGGCCGAGGTCCATATCGTGACGGGCGCTGTCGCCTCGGCAGAAAACATCGTCAAGTGCGCGAACAGGGCCGGGTTGGAGGTGCGGGATATCGTGCTGCAGCCGTTGGCCTCCAGTGAAGCGACGCTGACCGCAGACGAGAAAGATCTTGGGGTGATTCTGATCGATATCGGCGGGGGAACCTCGGATATTGCCGTCTTTATCGATGGGAGCATCCGCCATACTGCGGTGCTGCCGTTGGGCGGTGATCACCTGACCCATGACATCGCCATCGGACTCAGGACGCCTCCGCAGTGCGCCGAGGAGATCAAGCGTCAATATGGTTGCGCGTTGGCTTCCCTGGCAGGGGGCGAGGAAGTGGTGGAGGTCCCCAGCGTCGGCGGTCGTAAACCCCGCCTGCTCTCGCGGCAGATGTTGTGCGAGATCGTCCAGCCAAGGATGGATGAGATTTTTACGCATGCGGAACTGGAGGTGCGGCGGGCCGGATTGATACAGCAGGTGGCCGCCGGCGTTGTGGTGACCGGCGGGTCATCGGCGATGGCGGGCGTGCCGGAGCTGGCTGAGCAGATCTTCGATCTGCCGGTACGGCTGGGGATCCCATTCGGCGTGGGCGGCCTGAAGGAGGTGGTCAGCTCTCCGATGCACGCAACCGGCGTGGGTCTCGTGCTGTATGGCGCCGCGCATCTGGACCAGCATCGATTCAGCAGGCCGGCGGATCAAGGCCTGGTAGACAGGATCATCAATCGGATGAGGCAGTGGTTTAGCGATTTCCTGTAA
- a CDS encoding protein of unknown function (Evidence 5 : No homology to any previously reported sequences): MLSMLLVGLGWLAWQQVPRSMPMRYFRISELLVEGNHRIPTAAIVESVGLAPDASIFEVDLRALAETIARNPWIRTARVSRRLPATLQVHVSERAPHAVVVADRAYLVSEDGLILQEASPAEMSDLPLLRLYAGHPIGTGERIDPARVEQGARLWQRFYQGVLGPDVQAREIQLKGDGSYTVLLGQGLPSLHFGEDEGVQQQLDRFVRVLEIRGTALRELEYADFRFADKVIVKPRAKEGA; this comes from the coding sequence ATGCTTTCCATGTTGCTGGTCGGTCTGGGATGGCTGGCCTGGCAGCAGGTTCCGCGCTCCATGCCGATGCGCTATTTCCGGATCAGCGAGTTGCTTGTGGAAGGCAATCACCGCATACCAACCGCGGCGATTGTTGAGAGCGTGGGCCTGGCGCCTGATGCGAGCATTTTCGAAGTCGATTTGCGGGCGCTTGCGGAGACTATTGCGCGAAATCCCTGGATTAGAACAGCTAGGGTGAGCAGGCGCCTTCCGGCAACCTTGCAAGTTCACGTATCGGAGCGCGCGCCACACGCCGTGGTGGTCGCCGATCGCGCCTACCTTGTCAGCGAGGATGGACTGATCCTGCAGGAGGCCTCACCGGCGGAGATGTCGGACCTTCCGCTTTTGAGGCTGTACGCCGGCCACCCGATTGGGACGGGGGAGCGGATCGATCCCGCTCGCGTCGAACAGGGAGCGCGTTTATGGCAGCGGTTTTATCAGGGAGTGTTGGGACCGGATGTGCAGGCGAGGGAGATCCAACTGAAAGGCGACGGAAGCTACACGGTGTTGCTCGGCCAGGGATTGCCCTCCCTACATTTCGGAGAGGATGAAGGTGTGCAGCAGCAGTTAGATCGATTCGTGCGGGTCCTTGAGATACGCGGGACCGCCTTGCGCGAGTTGGAATATGCCGATTTCCGATTCGCCGATAAGGTGATCGTCAAGCCGCGTGCGAAGGAGGGTGCATGA
- the murB gene encoding UDP-N-acetylenolpyruvoylglucosamine reductase (MurB-like) (Evidence 2a : Function of homologous gene experimentally demonstrated in an other organism; PubMedId : 8805513, 9020778, 9150408; Product type e : enzyme), giving the protein MPMIETLSLQERLQGLIKGRVLTEEPLASHTYFRIGGPAEVMVYPAGLEDVKALLKVAREETIPVLILGSGSNMLVLDGGVKGLVMNLSQTFLELEVSGEQMRCGAGVRTSRLLALSATRSLTGLEGLTGVPGTVGGAIKGNAGTSLGAIADHLDWIRLVDCSGEERYLARAEIDAGYRRCILPTGSVIVEVCFTLRRAEAEEIRRTISTLLVRRNLTQPVEVRSAGCIFKNPPGDFAGRLVEQAGLKGLRRGGAQISEKHGNFIVNLGGATAAEVLWLIERARAEVMVKTGVALELEIQVVGSPIAS; this is encoded by the coding sequence ATGCCAATGATAGAAACGCTCAGTCTACAGGAAAGGCTTCAAGGACTCATTAAGGGGCGGGTCCTCACAGAGGAGCCGCTCGCGTCGCACACCTATTTTCGGATCGGCGGCCCAGCCGAGGTGATGGTCTATCCCGCGGGTCTTGAAGATGTGAAGGCCCTGCTCAAGGTGGCGCGGGAGGAGACGATCCCCGTTCTGATCCTCGGTAGCGGCAGTAACATGCTGGTGCTGGATGGGGGGGTCAAGGGGCTGGTCATGAATCTCTCACAAACCTTTCTGGAACTTGAGGTCTCCGGCGAACAGATGAGGTGCGGGGCCGGCGTGCGGACAAGCCGTTTGCTGGCTCTCTCTGCGACGAGAAGCCTGACGGGTCTCGAAGGGCTGACGGGCGTGCCGGGAACCGTTGGAGGGGCGATCAAGGGGAATGCCGGGACGTCCCTTGGCGCGATCGCTGATCACCTTGACTGGATTCGCCTTGTGGATTGCTCAGGCGAGGAGCGGTATCTCGCGCGGGCGGAGATCGATGCGGGTTATAGGCGCTGCATCCTTCCGACGGGTTCAGTGATCGTTGAAGTCTGCTTCACCCTCCGGCGCGCAGAGGCGGAAGAGATCAGGAGAACGATCTCGACGTTGCTGGTGAGGAGAAATCTGACGCAGCCCGTAGAGGTCAGGTCGGCAGGGTGCATCTTCAAGAACCCTCCCGGCGATTTCGCGGGACGTCTGGTGGAACAGGCGGGGCTCAAGGGGCTGCGGCGAGGAGGAGCGCAGATCTCTGAGAAACATGGTAACTTCATCGTAAACCTCGGTGGGGCTACGGCCGCAGAGGTGCTCTGGCTGATCGAGCGAGCCAGAGCCGAGGTGATGGTGAAGACAGGAGTGGCGCTTGAACTGGAGATTCAGGTCGTCGGCTCGCCCATCGCGAGTTGA
- the murC gene encoding UDP-N-acetyl-muramate:alanine ligase, L-alanine adding enzyme (Evidence 2a : Function of homologous gene experimentally demonstrated in an other organism; PubMedId : 2197603, 7601127; Product type e : enzyme), whose amino-acid sequence MFKKIRHIHFVGIGGVGMSGIAEVLHNLGYQVSGSDLKVSEHAHRLQSLGITVQIGHDPAHVQEADVVVRSSAVSPENPEIVAAKAHAIPVIQRAEMLAELMRMKYGVAVAGTHGKTTTTSMVATVLAKAGLDPTVVIGGRLDALGSNAKLGRGEFMVAEADESDGSFLKLAPTIAVVTTVDAEHLDYYRDLQQIKETFLEFINKVPFYGSAILCLDQEHIRDLLPMVQKRVVSYGCHTQADLMAEGVSLTGLSSTFKVRFKGEPLGEVQLRIPGVHNVSNALAAMAVGLELDIEFAAIRTALGEFSGVVRRFQVKGSPQDIMVVDDYAHHPAEIQATLKAARDGFGRRLIVIFQPHRYSRTQRLLPEFASAFDFADQVIITGIYPAGETPIAGVSGRQIADGVVVRKGPKVLYVERKEEIPDRVIELARPGDLVITMGAGDIWKAGEQIVGRLQGAAVSNQPLGISKNPIAECQ is encoded by the coding sequence ATGTTTAAGAAGATCCGGCACATCCACTTCGTTGGGATCGGAGGGGTCGGGATGAGCGGAATTGCCGAGGTCCTCCACAATCTTGGCTATCAGGTCAGCGGCTCCGATCTGAAGGTGTCGGAGCATGCCCATCGTCTTCAGTCGCTGGGGATTACCGTTCAGATCGGCCACGATCCCGCTCACGTGCAGGAGGCCGATGTCGTCGTCCGGTCCTCGGCGGTCTCTCCGGAGAATCCCGAGATTGTTGCGGCGAAGGCGCATGCCATTCCGGTTATTCAGCGAGCGGAGATGCTGGCTGAGCTGATGCGGATGAAGTACGGCGTAGCCGTTGCCGGCACCCATGGAAAGACCACCACTACCTCCATGGTGGCGACGGTCCTGGCCAAGGCGGGTCTCGATCCCACCGTGGTCATCGGAGGCAGGCTGGATGCGCTCGGCAGCAACGCGAAACTCGGGCGTGGCGAGTTCATGGTTGCGGAGGCCGACGAGAGCGACGGCTCGTTCCTCAAGCTGGCGCCCACCATCGCCGTAGTCACCACCGTCGATGCCGAGCACCTCGATTACTACCGCGATCTACAGCAGATTAAGGAGACGTTTCTCGAGTTTATTAATAAAGTTCCCTTCTATGGCTCCGCGATTCTCTGCCTCGATCAGGAACATATTCGAGACCTGTTGCCCATGGTACAGAAACGTGTTGTCTCATATGGCTGTCACACGCAGGCCGATTTGATGGCGGAGGGAGTATCACTCACCGGGCTCAGCTCCACCTTTAAGGTGAGGTTCAAGGGAGAGCCGCTGGGGGAGGTACAGCTCAGGATTCCTGGAGTGCACAATGTGTCGAATGCATTGGCAGCCATGGCAGTGGGCCTTGAGCTGGACATCGAATTTGCCGCAATCCGGACGGCGCTCGGGGAGTTCTCCGGTGTTGTTCGACGTTTTCAGGTAAAGGGGAGTCCCCAGGATATCATGGTGGTCGACGACTACGCTCATCACCCGGCGGAGATCCAGGCCACGCTCAAAGCGGCCAGAGATGGATTCGGACGGCGGCTGATCGTCATTTTTCAGCCGCATCGGTACAGCAGGACGCAACGGTTGCTCCCCGAGTTTGCCTCGGCCTTTGACTTCGCCGATCAGGTGATCATCACCGGGATCTATCCGGCAGGAGAGACCCCGATTGCCGGAGTTTCCGGTCGGCAGATTGCTGACGGAGTTGTCGTCCGGAAAGGACCGAAGGTTCTGTACGTGGAACGTAAGGAGGAGATCCCGGATCGCGTCATCGAACTGGCCCGTCCGGGGGACCTGGTCATCACTATGGGTGCGGGCGATATCTGGAAGGCCGGTGAGCAGATTGTCGGCCGACTACAAGGGGCAGCAGTCAGTAATCAGCCGTTAGGCATCAGCAAAAATCCGATTGCCGAATGCCAATGA
- the murG gene encoding UDP-N-acetylglucosamine:N-acetylmuramyl-(pentapeptide) pyrophosphoryl-undecaprenol N-acetylglucosamine transferase (Evidence 2a : Function of homologous gene experimentally demonstrated in an other organism; PubMedId : 10892798; Product type e : enzyme) — translation MKAIIAGGGTGGHLFPAIALAEELRSRTTDLPLLFVGVEGGVEASLLARRGWDFEGIRASGLQGKRFLSRLRSLTLIPSGLIRSLSILRRFRPDVVVGFGGYASAAVVLSAVLARVPTVIHEQNALPGLANRWLGKIVDRVAVTFEGASEFFPKNKVRVTGNPVRTELFGVSRVEAVTRLDLDPNRLTVLIFGGSQGAHRLNQSVMEALPLLADEREQIQFIHATGPRDLAVVRQGYDVGGYRAAVEPFFQAMAVAYAAADLCVCRAGAGTVVELCALGKPSVLVPFPFAANDHQRYNAEAVVASGGARMVLDCELSGAAVAEIIRTCLRDREGLEVMARRAKALAKPDAAIRLADLVTQTARQAPGARSHLFKPDLRRETESCNHV, via the coding sequence ATGAAGGCCATCATTGCAGGGGGCGGGACGGGCGGTCACCTCTTTCCCGCCATCGCGCTGGCTGAGGAGCTCAGGTCGCGAACGACCGATCTACCGCTCCTGTTTGTTGGCGTCGAGGGAGGGGTTGAGGCATCGCTGCTGGCAAGGAGAGGGTGGGATTTTGAAGGGATCAGGGCCTCCGGTTTGCAGGGCAAGCGGTTCCTATCGCGGCTTCGGAGTCTCACGCTGATCCCCTCAGGTCTCATTCGGTCTCTGTCGATCCTTCGACGGTTCCGCCCCGATGTCGTGGTCGGGTTTGGCGGCTACGCCTCGGCCGCCGTCGTCCTGTCGGCAGTGCTTGCGAGGGTCCCGACGGTGATCCATGAACAGAACGCCTTACCGGGGCTGGCCAACCGATGGTTGGGGAAGATCGTTGATCGCGTCGCAGTGACCTTCGAGGGGGCGTCCGAGTTTTTTCCCAAAAACAAGGTGCGGGTGACCGGCAATCCGGTCCGAACGGAGCTCTTCGGTGTGAGCAGGGTAGAGGCGGTGACCCGCTTGGATCTCGATCCGAATCGACTGACCGTTCTGATCTTTGGCGGCAGCCAGGGGGCGCACCGGCTGAACCAGTCGGTCATGGAGGCGCTCCCCCTGCTTGCGGACGAGCGAGAGCAGATCCAGTTCATCCATGCCACCGGTCCGCGCGATCTTGCCGTCGTCCGACAAGGATATGATGTGGGGGGGTATCGAGCGGCGGTGGAACCGTTCTTCCAGGCGATGGCCGTCGCATATGCCGCTGCCGATCTCTGTGTCTGTCGGGCCGGCGCCGGCACCGTGGTGGAGCTCTGCGCTTTAGGTAAACCGTCGGTGCTCGTTCCGTTCCCCTTTGCCGCCAACGATCACCAGCGGTACAACGCTGAAGCGGTAGTCGCCTCAGGCGGCGCTCGAATGGTCCTGGACTGTGAGTTGAGCGGTGCCGCGGTGGCCGAGATCATACGGACGTGTCTGCGCGACCGAGAGGGGCTTGAGGTCATGGCGCGCAGGGCGAAGGCTCTGGCGAAGCCGGACGCGGCGATCCGTTTGGCCGATCTTGTTACACAGACTGCGCGCCAGGCGCCAGGCGCCAGGTCCCACCTGTTCAAGCCGGACCTGCGACGCGAGACGGAGAGCTGCAACCATGTTTAA
- the ftsW gene encoding essential cell division protein (stabilizes FtsZ ring) (Evidence 2a : Function of homologous gene experimentally demonstrated in an other organism; PubMedId : 9006034, 9218774; Product type m : membrane component) produces the protein MTGKRLSYDRLLYSVSLLLVGVGIIMVYSAGAIRAGEKYDDPFFFLKKQLLWALIGFVAMVWAMNRDYRTFQQYAPLLFFFSVFLLILVLVPSIGVKVNNARRWIRLFGISFQPSELAKLSIVLLMARLLAKRADQEGQFVKRFSLPLILSGLTCGLIILQPHFGMVGILLCAVVALCFVAGVRLSHLGAVVLVVATAAVVLVITHPYALTRVMTVLDPTHASSKAIHQTNQSIYALGPGGLLGRGLGGSLGKLGYLPESHTEFIFAVVGEETGLVGTLLLVFLFGIVLWRGTRIALRAPDLFGAYTAMGITFIIVAQAAVNLGVVVGLLPITGLPLPLVSFGGTSLVITLFCIGILLSISRYQTARGRFA, from the coding sequence GTGACCGGTAAGCGTCTCTCCTACGACAGGCTGCTGTACAGCGTCTCGCTGTTGCTGGTCGGAGTTGGTATTATCATGGTCTATAGCGCGGGCGCAATCAGGGCGGGGGAGAAATACGACGACCCGTTCTTTTTCCTGAAAAAGCAGCTCCTCTGGGCCCTGATCGGGTTCGTGGCCATGGTCTGGGCCATGAACCGCGATTACCGCACCTTCCAGCAGTACGCGCCACTTTTATTCTTTTTTTCGGTGTTTCTTCTCATTCTCGTGCTGGTCCCGTCAATCGGGGTGAAGGTCAACAACGCCAGGCGGTGGATCCGGCTGTTCGGAATCTCCTTTCAACCGTCCGAGCTGGCCAAACTCTCCATTGTCCTCCTCATGGCCAGGCTCCTCGCCAAAAGAGCCGATCAGGAGGGACAGTTCGTCAAACGCTTTTCCTTGCCGCTTATCCTCTCCGGACTTACGTGCGGTCTGATTATTTTACAGCCCCACTTTGGGATGGTGGGGATCCTGCTGTGTGCCGTCGTGGCGCTCTGTTTCGTTGCAGGTGTCCGCCTGAGCCACCTGGGCGCCGTGGTGCTCGTCGTTGCGACGGCCGCCGTCGTGCTTGTCATAACCCACCCGTATGCGCTCACGCGAGTGATGACGGTGCTGGACCCTACTCACGCCTCCTCCAAAGCCATACACCAGACCAACCAGTCGATCTATGCATTGGGGCCGGGGGGACTGCTGGGGCGGGGGCTCGGTGGCAGCCTTGGGAAGTTGGGCTATCTGCCGGAGTCCCATACCGAGTTCATCTTTGCTGTCGTCGGGGAGGAGACGGGACTGGTAGGGACGCTGCTGTTGGTCTTCCTTTTCGGTATTGTGCTGTGGCGGGGGACTCGAATCGCACTCCGTGCGCCCGACCTGTTCGGCGCCTACACGGCGATGGGCATTACCTTTATCATCGTGGCCCAGGCCGCCGTCAATCTCGGGGTGGTCGTCGGACTGCTGCCTATTACGGGTTTGCCGTTGCCGTTGGTCAGCTTCGGCGGCACATCCCTGGTCATCACCTTGTTCTGTATCGGCATCCTGCTTAGCATCTCGCGTTACCAGACGGCGAGAGGACGATTCGCATGA
- the murD gene encoding UDP-N-acetylmuramoylalanine-D-glutamate ligase (Evidence 2a : Function of homologous gene experimentally demonstrated in an other organism; PubMedId : 10966819; Product type e : enzyme) — protein MIDLAGKRVVVIGLARSGEAACRLLLKQGAAVVGTDRRGEREVGADLCSLEQDGVSLELGKQYLRSLPSADLVVVSPGIDLREPRFRRVREAGIPLIGEVELAYRYSDATFIGITGTNGKSTTTTLIGAMLKQAGLPSYVAGNIGTPLCRVAPSLAAGECVVAELSSFQLETIDEFRPRVALLLNLAPDHLDRYDQVEDYYRAKARIFENQRPSDFAVINADDPLVLQVSAQARGRRIAFSRTRPLDTGAYVEDDQLMLALDGVREVICRKSELKIQGVHNLENALAAGLAAAVAGTPTTAIRIALTSFEGLEHRLEFVAEIAGVRYINDSKGTNVGAVVRSLESFTNPVVLIAGGRDKHGDFAPLIPLVRERVKRLILIGEAAETLRRMLASVCPTEVVSSLEEAVRRAAAAASPGEVVLLSPACASFDMFTDFEDRGRVFKAAVRGLVSPADSIQGQA, from the coding sequence ATGATCGATCTGGCCGGCAAACGTGTGGTGGTGATCGGGTTGGCGCGATCGGGAGAGGCGGCCTGCCGTCTGTTGCTCAAACAGGGCGCTGCCGTCGTCGGTACCGATCGCAGGGGTGAGCGTGAGGTCGGCGCCGACCTCTGTAGCCTGGAGCAGGACGGCGTCAGTCTTGAGCTGGGTAAGCAGTATCTGCGCTCTTTGCCCTCGGCCGATCTCGTTGTCGTCAGTCCGGGGATCGATCTGCGTGAGCCGCGGTTTCGGCGGGTTCGTGAGGCGGGTATCCCGCTGATCGGCGAGGTCGAATTGGCCTACCGATATAGTGACGCCACGTTCATCGGGATTACCGGGACCAACGGCAAAAGCACTACCACAACCCTGATTGGCGCCATGCTGAAGCAGGCCGGCCTGCCTTCGTATGTGGCCGGCAACATCGGTACGCCGCTCTGCCGGGTGGCGCCTTCCCTCGCTGCGGGAGAGTGTGTGGTTGCAGAGCTGTCGAGTTTTCAACTGGAAACGATCGATGAGTTCAGGCCGCGTGTGGCGTTGCTGCTAAATCTCGCCCCTGATCATCTTGATCGCTACGATCAGGTCGAAGACTATTACCGGGCCAAGGCTCGTATCTTCGAGAATCAACGGCCGTCCGACTTTGCCGTCATCAATGCGGACGATCCGCTGGTTCTTCAGGTGTCGGCACAGGCCCGAGGACGGAGGATCGCATTCAGCCGGACCAGACCGCTCGATACGGGGGCGTATGTTGAAGACGATCAGCTCATGCTGGCCCTTGACGGGGTGCGAGAGGTCATCTGCCGGAAATCCGAACTGAAGATTCAGGGTGTGCATAATCTGGAGAATGCGCTGGCCGCCGGCCTGGCGGCGGCGGTAGCCGGTACCCCCACGACAGCGATCCGGATAGCGCTCACCAGTTTCGAGGGGCTGGAACATCGTCTGGAGTTTGTCGCCGAGATCGCCGGCGTTCGCTACATCAACGACTCCAAAGGGACCAATGTTGGAGCGGTCGTCCGATCATTGGAGAGTTTTACGAACCCTGTTGTGCTCATCGCCGGCGGCAGGGACAAGCATGGCGATTTCGCGCCGCTCATCCCCCTTGTCCGCGAGCGGGTCAAACGGCTGATTCTGATCGGTGAGGCTGCTGAGACGCTGCGGCGCATGCTCGCGTCTGTTTGTCCGACAGAGGTGGTGTCGAGTCTTGAGGAGGCCGTACGGCGCGCTGCGGCTGCCGCTTCTCCGGGAGAGGTTGTCTTGCTGTCGCCGGCCTGCGCCAGCTTCGATATGTTTACTGATTTTGAGGATCGTGGACGCGTCTTCAAGGCGGCGGTCCGAGGGCTTGTGTCCCCCGCTGACAGCATACAGGGACAGGCGTGA